In Pelosinus sp. UFO1, one genomic interval encodes:
- a CDS encoding methyl-accepting chemotaxis protein, translating into MFGQRSLKTQLIIFFILFAVIPAAVGGAISIYMNVTSTKNSTIQSNSNTTLQIAKQIEIMLDDSKGMTEGLAASPTARSLDGAVIRDMIVNFQQKNPQFELIYVMDKTGMQVARTAGTLANRGDRPYFVEAMKGSTFFTDVYISSFTNAPSVTISVPIKDAAGKSIGVFAADIGLQALWSIAENVKVGKNGYVEIVDHNGVVIAYPDHEKVLKKESFAELEYVKKVIGGQTGSMDSISSRGDTTIATFSPVNKYKWGVIVNEPLKDVHNGAVSASYILMAILLISLLLAAVTAFYIARSIVSPLQKVVDSVQLVAGGDLSQALVAEGALEVNQLVRGVNHMMSALREMISHASSVSESVAASAEELTASATEVGRASEEVAITIQDVAQSATNQVQLSDESAAIMTEMQSGIADAVEAACDVSGASERSEQSAEHGLKQVNHAVMLMSSIQEDVGNAAQKINALGEKSRQIGQIVEVITNIAGQTNLLALNAAIEAARAGEQGRGFAVVADEVRKLAEQSQEAAKEIAEIIGAIQSETIQAVEAMDKGSHEVVEGVKVVSASKVAFEEIYVDVKEMRKRVEKILVLMDTQLTGSGQVGQSINGIADASRTNAASSQEVAAASEEQNASVHEIVTAVSGLATMASELQEVVHKFKV; encoded by the coding sequence ATGTTTGGACAGCGGAGTTTAAAAACACAGTTGATTATATTTTTTATTTTATTTGCAGTTATTCCTGCCGCAGTTGGTGGAGCAATCAGTATCTATATGAATGTTACGTCAACTAAAAATTCAACAATACAGAGCAATAGTAATACTACTTTACAGATTGCAAAACAAATCGAAATTATGCTAGATGATTCAAAAGGAATGACGGAAGGATTGGCAGCCAGTCCAACAGCACGTTCTTTGGATGGTGCGGTTATCCGTGATATGATTGTAAACTTTCAACAAAAAAACCCTCAGTTTGAGCTTATCTACGTAATGGATAAGACCGGCATGCAGGTTGCAAGGACTGCAGGTACATTAGCAAATCGTGGCGATCGACCTTACTTTGTAGAAGCCATGAAAGGCAGTACTTTTTTTACAGATGTTTATATATCATCTTTTACCAATGCACCTAGTGTAACAATTTCTGTACCAATCAAGGATGCTGCAGGGAAAAGTATCGGTGTTTTTGCTGCGGACATTGGTTTGCAAGCTTTATGGTCGATTGCAGAGAATGTTAAGGTGGGAAAGAACGGGTATGTTGAAATCGTTGATCATAACGGTGTGGTCATAGCATATCCGGATCATGAGAAAGTCTTAAAGAAAGAAAGTTTTGCTGAATTAGAATATGTGAAAAAAGTAATAGGTGGGCAAACTGGCTCAATGGACTCTATATCAAGCCGTGGTGATACAACAATTGCTACCTTTTCCCCAGTGAACAAATACAAGTGGGGAGTTATTGTAAATGAACCACTTAAAGATGTTCATAACGGAGCTGTATCCGCATCATATATCCTTATGGCAATTTTACTTATATCTTTATTGCTTGCAGCAGTGACAGCATTTTACATAGCTCGCAGTATAGTTTCTCCTTTACAGAAGGTAGTTGATTCAGTTCAACTGGTAGCTGGGGGAGATTTATCCCAAGCGCTTGTTGCCGAAGGGGCTTTAGAAGTAAATCAGTTGGTTCGGGGCGTAAATCATATGATGTCTGCCTTGCGGGAAATGATTAGCCATGCTTCATCTGTTTCTGAATCAGTAGCAGCATCAGCTGAGGAATTGACAGCATCTGCCACTGAAGTAGGACGTGCTTCAGAAGAAGTAGCAATTACCATTCAGGATGTAGCACAAAGTGCTACGAACCAAGTACAGTTATCGGATGAGTCAGCCGCTATCATGACGGAGATGCAAAGTGGTATTGCTGATGCCGTAGAAGCTGCCTGTGACGTTTCGGGGGCCTCTGAACGCAGCGAACAATCTGCTGAACATGGCTTAAAACAAGTTAATCATGCTGTTATGCTAATGAGCAGCATTCAAGAAGATGTAGGCAATGCGGCCCAAAAAATAAATGCGCTTGGCGAAAAATCACGGCAAATTGGCCAAATTGTTGAGGTTATTACCAATATTGCAGGTCAAACGAATCTATTGGCGCTAAATGCTGCGATTGAGGCGGCAAGAGCTGGTGAACAAGGTCGTGGTTTTGCAGTAGTAGCAGATGAGGTGCGTAAACTAGCAGAACAATCTCAAGAAGCAGCTAAGGAAATCGCTGAAATTATTGGCGCTATTCAAAGTGAAACAATTCAAGCGGTAGAAGCGATGGATAAGGGAAGCCACGAGGTAGTAGAAGGTGTTAAGGTGGTTTCAGCATCTAAGGTAGCCTTTGAAGAAATTTATGTAGATGTTAAAGAAATGCGAAAACGAGTAGAAAAAATTCTTGTATTAATGGATACTCAACTAACTGGTAGTGGACAAGTCGGTCAGTCAATTAATGGTATTGCGGATGCATCTAGAACGAATGCAGCTAGTTCTCAGGAAGTAGCTGCAGCTAGTGAAGAGCAAAATGCTTCCGTACATGAAATTGTAACAGCTGTTTCTGGTTTAGCAACTATGGCCAGCGAGTTACAAGAAGTTGTGCATAAATTTAAAGTTTAA
- the cysK gene encoding cysteine synthase A — MMKIAKSLTDLIGNTPLLELSNYNGTKNLNAKVIAKLEYFNPMGSVKDRVGYAMIVDGEEKGLIREGTVIVEPTSGNTGIGLAFAATAKGYKLILTMPDTMSIERRNLLKALGAEIVLTPGTQGMKGAIAKAEELLEEFPNSYMPQQFKNLANPAIHRKTTAQEIWQDTEGHVDIFVAGVGTGGTITGVGQVLKEKNPAVKIVAVEPSDSPVLSGGKPGPHKIQGIGAGFVPDIFNPKVVDEIIKVENQDAFKTARELAKVEGLLVGISSGAALFAATQLALRPENKGKNIVVLLPDTGERYLSTPLFQEE, encoded by the coding sequence ATGATGAAAATTGCTAAGAGTTTGACAGATTTAATTGGTAACACACCCTTGCTTGAGCTTAGTAATTATAACGGAACTAAAAATTTAAACGCAAAGGTAATTGCTAAACTAGAATATTTTAATCCCATGGGCAGTGTAAAAGATCGGGTAGGCTATGCCATGATTGTAGATGGAGAAGAAAAAGGGCTAATTCGTGAAGGTACTGTTATTGTTGAGCCTACTAGTGGTAATACGGGAATTGGCTTGGCTTTCGCCGCTACAGCAAAAGGTTATAAGCTAATCTTGACCATGCCAGATACGATGAGTATTGAGAGAAGGAATTTATTGAAGGCGTTAGGGGCTGAAATAGTCTTGACTCCAGGTACTCAGGGCATGAAGGGGGCCATTGCTAAGGCGGAAGAGTTACTAGAGGAATTTCCTAATTCCTATATGCCTCAACAATTTAAGAATTTAGCGAACCCTGCAATTCATCGTAAGACGACGGCACAAGAAATTTGGCAAGATACAGAAGGACACGTAGATATTTTTGTTGCTGGTGTAGGCACAGGTGGTACTATAACAGGTGTAGGTCAGGTATTGAAAGAAAAGAATCCAGCGGTTAAAATTGTGGCCGTTGAACCGAGTGATTCGCCTGTATTATCTGGAGGGAAGCCAGGCCCTCATAAAATACAAGGCATTGGCGCAGGTTTCGTGCCAGACATATTCAATCCCAAAGTGGTTGATGAAATTATCAAGGTAGAAAATCAAGACGCTTTCAAAACTGCTAGAGAATTAGCTAAAGTGGAAGGGTTGTTGGTAGGAATATCCTCTGGAGCGGCGCTTTTTGCTGCGACTCAATTAGCCTTGCGCCCTGAAAATAAGGGAAAAAATATTGTTGTACTCTTGCCTGACACCGGAGAAAGATATTTATCTACTCCCTTATTTCAGGAAGAGTAA